A window from Prochlorococcus marinus CUG1435 encodes these proteins:
- a CDS encoding DNA-directed RNA polymerase subunit gamma, producing the protein MTNSNLRTENHFDYVKISIASPQRIMDWGQRTLPNGQVVGEVTKPETINYRTLKPEMDGLFCEKIFGPSKDWECHCGKYKRVRHRGIVCERCGVEVTESRVRRHRMGYIKLAAPVSHVWYLKGIPSYVAILLDIPLRDVEQIVYFNCYVVLDPGDHKELKYKQLLTEDEWLEIEDEIYAEDSTIENEPFVGIGAEALKQLLEDLDLNQVAEELREEITQSKGQKRAKLIKRIRVIDNFIATNAKPEWMVLDAIPVIPPDLRPMVQLDGGRFATSDLNDLYRRVINRNNRLARLQEILAPEIIVRNEKRMLQEAVDALIDNGRRGRTVVGANNRALKSLSDIIEGKQGRFRQNLLGKRVDYSGRSVIVVGPKLKMHQCGLPKEMAIELFQPFVIHRLIRQNIVNNIKAAKKLIQKADDEVMQVLQEVIEGHPILLNRAPTLHRLGIQAFEPKLVGGRAIQLHPLVCPAFNADFDGDQMAVHVPLALEAQTEARMLMLASNNILSPATGEPIVTPSQDMVLGSYYLTALQPNYQKPDFGDNKSTFASLEDVIFAFEDKRLSLHEWVWVRFNGEVEDDEEMSIPQKTKDLKDGSRLEIWNFRRDRFDSQNNLISRFVLTTVGRVVMNYTILDSVSKT; encoded by the coding sequence ATGACAAACAGCAACTTAAGAACCGAAAATCACTTTGATTACGTCAAAATTTCAATAGCTTCTCCACAAAGAATAATGGATTGGGGACAAAGGACCTTACCCAATGGACAAGTGGTGGGAGAAGTTACGAAACCTGAAACTATTAATTACAGAACACTAAAACCCGAAATGGATGGATTGTTTTGTGAAAAGATTTTTGGGCCATCCAAAGATTGGGAATGCCATTGCGGTAAATATAAAAGAGTTAGACATCGAGGTATTGTTTGTGAGAGGTGCGGGGTTGAGGTAACTGAAAGTCGCGTAAGAAGACATAGGATGGGCTATATAAAACTTGCTGCGCCAGTTTCACATGTCTGGTATTTAAAAGGAATTCCTAGTTATGTTGCAATTCTTTTGGATATCCCACTAAGAGATGTAGAACAAATAGTTTATTTTAATTGTTATGTTGTTTTGGACCCAGGCGATCACAAAGAACTTAAATACAAGCAACTACTAACTGAGGATGAATGGCTAGAAATTGAAGACGAGATCTATGCTGAAGATTCAACAATTGAAAATGAACCTTTCGTTGGTATTGGCGCTGAGGCTCTGAAGCAATTACTTGAGGACCTTGATTTAAATCAGGTTGCTGAGGAGCTTAGAGAAGAAATCACACAAAGCAAGGGTCAGAAAAGAGCCAAACTCATAAAAAGGATAAGAGTTATCGATAATTTTATTGCTACGAATGCAAAACCTGAATGGATGGTATTGGATGCAATTCCTGTTATACCTCCAGATCTTAGACCTATGGTTCAGCTTGATGGGGGAAGATTTGCAACTTCTGATTTAAACGATTTATACAGAAGAGTAATTAACAGGAATAATAGACTAGCAAGGCTTCAAGAAATTTTAGCTCCTGAAATTATCGTAAGGAATGAAAAAAGAATGCTTCAAGAGGCAGTGGATGCTCTAATAGATAATGGGAGGAGGGGAAGGACCGTTGTTGGAGCAAATAATAGAGCACTTAAGTCTCTTAGTGACATCATTGAAGGTAAGCAAGGGAGATTTAGACAGAACCTTCTTGGTAAGCGTGTTGACTACTCCGGAAGATCTGTAATAGTCGTTGGCCCCAAATTAAAAATGCATCAATGTGGTCTCCCAAAGGAAATGGCGATTGAGCTTTTCCAGCCTTTTGTCATTCATAGATTGATACGCCAAAATATTGTTAATAATATTAAAGCTGCGAAAAAATTAATACAAAAAGCAGATGATGAAGTTATGCAGGTACTTCAGGAAGTTATTGAAGGCCATCCAATCCTCTTAAATAGAGCACCTACTCTTCATCGGTTGGGAATTCAAGCTTTTGAACCAAAATTAGTTGGTGGCAGAGCAATTCAACTCCATCCTTTAGTTTGCCCTGCATTTAATGCAGACTTTGATGGAGATCAAATGGCTGTACATGTTCCTTTAGCCTTGGAGGCACAAACTGAAGCTCGCATGCTTATGTTAGCTAGCAATAATATTCTTTCGCCTGCAACTGGGGAACCAATTGTTACTCCTTCTCAAGACATGGTTTTGGGATCTTACTATCTGACAGCTTTGCAACCGAATTATCAAAAACCTGATTTTGGAGATAATAAGTCTACTTTTGCTTCACTAGAAGATGTAATTTTTGCCTTTGAAGATAAAAGACTCAGCTTACATGAATGGGTATGGGTTAGATTTAATGGAGAAGTTGAAGATGACGAGGAAATGAGTATTCCACAAAAGACCAAGGATCTCAAAGATGGCTCTAGATTAGAAATCTGGAATTTTAGAAGAGACAGATTTGACTCTCAAAACAATTTAATAAGCAGATTTGTTTTGACAACTGTTGGGAGAGTAGTTATGAACTATACCATCCTTGATTCTGTATCTAAAACATAA
- the rpoB gene encoding DNA-directed RNA polymerase subunit beta: protein MSSSALQVAKTAIYLPDLVEVQRASFKWFLEKGLIEELQNFSPISDYTGKLELHFIGEEYRLKRPRHDVEEAKRRDATFASQMYVTCRLINKETGEIKEQEVFIGELPLMTERGTFIINGAERVIVNQIVRSPGVYFKDEQDKNGRRTYNASVIPNRGAWLKFETDKNNLLYVRVDKTRKINAHILMRAMGLSDNDVIDKLRHPEFYQNSIDSANDEGINSEDQALLELYKKLRPGEPPSVSGGQQLLHSRFFDPKRYDLGRVGRYKINKKLRLTVPDDVRTLTHEDVLSTIDYLINLELDIGGASLDDIDHLGNRRVRSVGELLQNQVRVGLNRLERIIKERMTVGETDSLTPAQLVNPKPLVAAIKEFFGSSQLSQFMDQTNPLAELTHKRRISALGPGGLTRERAGFAVRDIHPSHYGRLCPIETPEGPNAGLINSLATHARVNEYGFIETPFWEVNNGKVNKEGNPIYLSADLEDECRVAPGDVATDKDGNILADLIPVRYRQDFEKVPPHQVDYVQLSPVQVISVATSLIPFLEHDDANRALMGSNMQRQAVPLLRPERPLVGTGLESQVARDSGMVPITKVNGTVSYVDANEIVVKDENGDEHFHYLQKYQRSNQDTCLNQRPIVKIGDQVISGQVLADGSACEGGEIALGQNVLIAYMPWEGYNYEDAILVSERMVTDDLYTSVHIEKYEIEARQTKLGPEEITREIPNISEESLNNLDEMGIIRIGAFVESGDILVGKVTPKGESDQPPEEKLLRAIFGEKARDVRDNSLRVPKTEKGRVLDVRIYTREQGDELPPGANMVVRVYVAQRRKIQVGDKMAGRHGNKGIISRILPREDMPYLPDGTPVDIVLNPLGVPSRMNVGQVFELLMGWAASNLNCRVKVVPFDEMYGAEKSHQTVQAFLEEASKQPGKAWVYNPEDPGKLLLKDGRTGEPFDQPVAVGYSHFLKLVHLVDDKIHARSTGPYSLVTQQPLGGKAQQGGQRLGEMEVWALEAYGAAYTLQELLTVKSDDMQGRNEALNAIVKGKPIPRPGTPESFKVLMRELQSLGLDIGVYTDEGKEVDLMQDINPRRNTPSRPTYESLGTSEYEED, encoded by the coding sequence ATGAGCAGTAGCGCTTTACAGGTAGCAAAAACAGCTATTTATCTACCAGATTTAGTTGAAGTACAAAGAGCAAGCTTTAAATGGTTTTTGGAAAAGGGTTTAATAGAGGAATTACAAAACTTTTCCCCCATTTCTGATTACACAGGTAAGTTAGAATTACATTTTATTGGCGAAGAGTACAGATTAAAAAGACCTAGACATGATGTTGAGGAAGCAAAAAGAAGAGATGCAACATTTGCCTCTCAAATGTACGTAACTTGCAGATTAATTAATAAAGAGACAGGTGAAATTAAAGAGCAAGAAGTATTTATTGGTGAATTACCATTAATGACTGAAAGGGGAACTTTCATAATTAATGGTGCTGAAAGAGTAATTGTTAATCAAATTGTTCGTAGTCCAGGAGTATATTTCAAAGATGAACAGGACAAAAATGGGCGAAGAACTTATAATGCGAGCGTAATCCCTAATAGAGGGGCATGGTTAAAATTTGAGACTGACAAAAATAATCTACTTTACGTCAGAGTTGATAAAACCAGAAAAATTAATGCACATATTCTTATGAGAGCGATGGGCCTCTCTGACAATGATGTGATCGATAAACTTAGACATCCTGAGTTTTATCAAAACTCAATTGATTCAGCCAATGACGAGGGTATAAATTCAGAAGATCAGGCTTTACTTGAGCTTTATAAGAAGCTCCGTCCTGGCGAACCACCCTCTGTCTCAGGCGGTCAACAGCTATTACACAGTAGATTTTTTGATCCCAAAAGATATGATCTAGGTCGTGTTGGTAGATATAAAATAAATAAAAAACTAAGGCTTACAGTCCCAGATGATGTTAGAACACTTACCCATGAAGATGTTCTTTCTACTATTGATTATTTAATAAACCTAGAATTGGATATTGGTGGTGCAAGTTTGGATGATATTGACCACCTCGGTAATCGTAGAGTTAGATCTGTGGGAGAACTTCTTCAAAATCAAGTAAGGGTAGGACTTAATCGTTTAGAGAGAATAATAAAGGAAAGAATGACTGTGGGAGAAACAGATTCCCTTACTCCCGCTCAACTAGTTAATCCCAAACCTTTGGTTGCTGCAATAAAAGAGTTTTTTGGTTCAAGCCAATTAAGTCAATTTATGGATCAAACCAATCCTTTGGCTGAATTAACTCATAAGAGAAGAATCTCGGCCTTAGGTCCTGGAGGTTTAACACGTGAAAGAGCAGGTTTTGCTGTGCGAGATATTCATCCTTCACATTATGGAAGATTATGTCCTATAGAAACTCCTGAAGGTCCTAATGCTGGTCTTATAAACTCTTTAGCTACCCATGCAAGGGTTAACGAGTATGGTTTTATTGAAACTCCTTTTTGGGAAGTTAATAACGGTAAAGTTAATAAAGAAGGTAATCCTATTTATTTATCTGCTGATTTAGAAGACGAGTGCAGGGTAGCTCCTGGAGATGTTGCAACTGATAAAGATGGAAACATACTTGCAGACTTAATACCAGTAAGATACAGACAAGATTTTGAAAAAGTTCCCCCGCATCAAGTTGATTATGTTCAGCTTTCTCCTGTCCAAGTAATTTCAGTAGCAACTTCATTAATTCCTTTTTTGGAACATGATGATGCAAACAGAGCTCTGATGGGATCTAATATGCAACGCCAAGCTGTTCCATTGCTCAGACCAGAACGACCTTTAGTTGGAACAGGTTTAGAATCTCAAGTTGCTAGAGATTCGGGTATGGTTCCAATAACGAAAGTTAATGGAACAGTATCTTATGTAGATGCGAATGAAATTGTAGTTAAAGATGAAAATGGTGATGAACATTTTCATTATCTTCAAAAATATCAAAGGTCAAATCAAGATACCTGTTTAAACCAAAGGCCCATTGTAAAGATTGGAGACCAAGTTATATCCGGACAAGTCTTAGCAGATGGTTCTGCTTGCGAAGGAGGTGAAATAGCACTTGGCCAGAATGTTTTAATTGCATATATGCCATGGGAGGGCTATAACTATGAAGATGCAATCCTTGTCAGTGAGAGGATGGTAACTGATGACTTATATACATCAGTCCATATTGAAAAATACGAAATTGAGGCAAGGCAAACAAAGCTGGGACCTGAAGAAATTACAAGAGAGATTCCAAATATTTCTGAAGAAAGCTTGAATAATCTAGATGAAATGGGAATAATAAGGATTGGAGCTTTTGTTGAGAGTGGAGATATTCTTGTAGGAAAAGTTACTCCAAAAGGAGAATCAGACCAACCTCCTGAAGAAAAACTTCTGAGAGCTATTTTTGGTGAAAAAGCTAGAGACGTAAGAGACAATTCCCTTAGGGTCCCTAAAACAGAAAAAGGACGTGTTTTGGATGTTCGCATTTACACTAGAGAACAAGGTGATGAGTTACCTCCAGGTGCAAATATGGTTGTTCGAGTTTATGTGGCTCAGAGAAGAAAGATTCAAGTAGGCGATAAAATGGCTGGAAGACATGGAAATAAGGGAATCATTAGTAGGATCTTACCTAGAGAAGATATGCCTTATTTACCTGATGGAACACCTGTAGATATAGTTCTTAATCCTTTAGGAGTTCCAAGTAGAATGAACGTGGGTCAAGTCTTTGAATTATTGATGGGCTGGGCAGCGTCTAACCTAAATTGTAGGGTTAAAGTTGTTCCTTTTGATGAAATGTATGGTGCTGAAAAATCACATCAGACTGTTCAAGCATTTTTAGAAGAGGCTTCAAAACAGCCAGGCAAAGCTTGGGTTTATAATCCTGAAGACCCTGGAAAGTTATTACTGAAAGATGGAAGAACAGGTGAACCATTTGATCAGCCAGTTGCAGTTGGATATTCCCACTTCCTTAAGTTAGTCCATCTGGTGGACGATAAAATTCATGCAAGATCTACAGGCCCATACTCGTTGGTTACTCAGCAACCATTGGGTGGTAAAGCTCAACAAGGTGGACAAAGATTGGGAGAAATGGAAGTATGGGCTCTTGAAGCTTATGGAGCAGCTTATACTCTTCAGGAACTTTTAACAGTTAAATCTGACGATATGCAAGGAAGAAATGAAGCTCTAAACGCTATTGTAAAAGGTAAACCAATCCCTAGGCCTGGGACTCCTGAGTCATTTAAAGTTCTTATGAGGGAATTACAGTCACTAGGTTTAGATATTGGAGTCTATACAGATGAAGGAAAAGAAGTAGATTTAATGCAAGATATAAATCCGAGAAGGAACACTCCATCAAGGCCGACCTACGAATCTCTAGGAACCTCTGAATATGAGGAAGATTAA
- a CDS encoding TatD family hydrolase, producing the protein MSDIELIDSHCHLIFENFEKDLEDVVRRLRSRGVKKLVHACCDLTEIPKLKKISHEFHEIYYSVGLHPLEAEKWELSSKSLLKRSVKEDKRVVAIGELGLDFFKNENKTQQIDALIPQMELAYELELPVIIHCRDAANEMIKICHEFSNKGKCPKGVLHCWTGTPKEMMQFLDLGFYISFSGIVTFPKAHQIHECAKLVPSDKYLIETDAPFLAPVPHRGKRNEPAFVENVANFMADLRATELIKIAEESSKNAEDLFKFDLLV; encoded by the coding sequence ATGAGCGATATTGAACTCATAGACTCGCACTGTCATTTAATATTTGAAAATTTTGAGAAAGATCTTGAAGATGTTGTTCGAAGATTGCGCTCAAGAGGTGTAAAAAAATTAGTCCATGCATGTTGCGACCTAACAGAAATTCCTAAGTTGAAGAAAATATCCCATGAATTTCATGAAATTTACTATTCAGTTGGTTTACATCCGTTAGAAGCAGAAAAATGGGAACTTAGTTCCAAATCTCTTTTGAAAAGATCAGTTAAAGAAGATAAAAGAGTTGTGGCTATTGGGGAGTTAGGCTTGGATTTTTTTAAAAATGAAAATAAAACTCAGCAAATTGATGCCCTTATTCCTCAAATGGAGTTAGCTTATGAACTTGAATTACCAGTAATTATCCATTGCAGAGATGCTGCAAATGAAATGATCAAGATATGTCATGAATTTTCTAATAAAGGCAAATGTCCTAAAGGTGTGCTTCATTGTTGGACAGGGACCCCAAAAGAAATGATGCAATTCTTGGATCTTGGTTTTTATATCAGTTTTAGTGGAATAGTAACTTTCCCAAAAGCACATCAAATTCATGAGTGCGCCAAACTTGTCCCAAGTGATAAATACTTAATTGAAACTGACGCTCCCTTCTTAGCGCCAGTTCCCCATAGAGGTAAAAGAAATGAACCTGCATTTGTTGAAAATGTGGCAAACTTTATGGCAGATTTAAGAGCTACAGAATTAATTAAAATTGCAGAAGAGTCATCTAAGAATGCTGAAGATTTGTTTAAATTTGACTTGTTAGTTTGA
- a CDS encoding 30S ribosomal protein S20 — MANNKSAKKRIQIAERNRLMNKSYKSTVRTLTKKTLENCEKYKNDPNEDNKNLVKTSLNKAFSLIDKAVKKNVLHKNNGANRKSKINNLVKTTLTTK; from the coding sequence GTGGCCAATAACAAATCAGCAAAAAAAAGAATACAAATTGCCGAAAGAAATCGTTTAATGAATAAGTCATATAAATCAACAGTTAGAACTTTGACTAAAAAAACTTTAGAGAATTGCGAAAAATATAAAAACGATCCTAATGAAGATAATAAAAATTTAGTGAAAACAAGTCTTAATAAAGCCTTTAGCTTAATTGATAAAGCAGTCAAAAAAAATGTTCTCCATAAGAATAATGGGGCTAATAGAAAATCAAAAATTAACAATTTAGTAAAAACTACTCTTACTACCAAGTAA